Genomic segment of Candidatus Thermoplasmatota archaeon:
TTTGAAAGATGAAGTTGAAATATGTGATTTTGAGGAAATGGATTTAAGTGGAGCAACTGTTATAGCAGGTTTCCCCTCCATAGGTTTGGTAAGTACCATAGCGGCTAATTACCTTATCGATGCACTGAACCTTAAACAGATAGGGTGTGTTAACTCAGCTGATTTCCCAACGTTATCTGTTGTTCATACTGGTGAGCCGTTATCGCCTGTTCGTATTTACGCTGGCTCCCAGAGCAACGGGGAAAAAGTCGTTGTTTTCGTATCAGAGTTTAGGCCTAAGCCCACGCTCATAAACTCTATTTCTGAGTCGATTATGAAATGGGTTATGAAAAAGAAGTGTAAACTTTTGATTTCACCTGAGGGTATGGTTGTTGAGGGTAAATCATCTGAGGAGGAGATAGCTGATGCTTATGCTATAGGTTCAACTGAGCGTGCTAGAAACCTGTTGATAACAAAAAAGATACCTCAGTTCAAAAACGGTATTATAGCTGGTGTATCAGGTGTTTTGCTTAATATGGGTAGACAGATGAATTTTGATGTTATTTCTATATTGGCTGAGGCGCACCCTAACTATCCTGATGCCAAGGCTGCTGCAGCAGCTATTAACGTCATAGCTCTACTCATGAATGTGGAGATAAACGTTAACCCATTGTATGAGGAATCAGAGCGTATCGAAAAACAGCTTCAGAAGTTCCATAAACAGGCTAAGCCTGTTGTTTCTGGTACACAGGCTCCACAGCCTAGTATGTACGGGTAAAAAAACTATTCTTTTAATCTTTTATTTTCATGTTTTTGTTTAATTTGTCCCCTAAATTTTAAAAAGATGCGTCTGTTGTTTGTTAATGAAAGTTATGAAAGAAATTCCTCGTAGTCATCCACGTTATTTTTCTCTTGTTACTAGGGAGAAGATTTCGAAGGCTATGAAGGATGGTTTGGTTCATGAGACTGGTTTGATTGCTCATGGTCGTGGTGAAGCCTTTGATTATCTTCTGGGTGAGGTTACTATAGCTGAGGCTGATGCTGCTGAGAGGGTTGCTGCTGCTGCGTTGTTATGTGCAAATAACCCTGTGATTTCTGTTAATGGTAATGTTGCTGCTTTGGCTGCTGATGAGTGTATAAGTCTCGCGAGTGTTGTGCCTGCTAAGCTTGAGGTGAATTTGTTTCATAGGACTGAGCGGCGTATGAAAAGGGTTTCATCTGAGTTGTTAAAGAGGGGGGCAAAGAAGGTGTATGGTCTTAAGGCTGATGCTAGGATTCCTGGGCTTGATCATAGTCGTGCTTTGTGTGATAGTGATGGTATTTTTTCTGCTGATGTTGTTCTAGTTCCTCTTGAGGATGGTGATAGATGTCAAGCTCTTCGTGATATGGGTAAAACAGTTATTGCTGTTGATTTGAATCCTTTGTCTAGGACTTCTAAGGCTGCTACTATTACGATTGTTGATAATGTGATAAGGGCTATTCTTGGGATCGTGAGATGGGTGAAAGAGTTAAGAGACTCTGATAAAGAGGATCTTAAGGATTTGATAAGGACTTGGGATAATAATAAGAATCTTTGTGGGGTTATGTCTTTTATTTCAAAAAGACTAAATTCATTGTTTTGATTAGGTGTGATTATGGAATCTTATAGAAGTCATTATTCTAAGGATGTGACTGAGAAAGAATTTGGTAAAACTATTACTGTTGCTGGTTGGGTTGAAGACGTTAGAAATATTGGGTCTATTGCTTTTGTTATTCTTCGTGATAGAAAAGGTACGCTACAACTCACTGTTATTAAAAAGAAAAAACCTGAGATCTTTGAAAAACTGACGTCTTTACCAAGGGAATCAGTTATATCTGTTAAAGGTCTCTGCAAGGGAAACGAAAAGGTGAGGAATGGGTATGAGGTTTTGCCTGAAGATTTTAAAGTTTTATCTGTCTCGGAGACTCCTTTGCCTTTGGGTGTTGTGGATAAGGTTGAGGCTGATTTTGATACAAGGCTGGATAATAGGGTTATTGATTTGAGAAAGCAGGAGACTCAGGCGATATTCAAGATAAGAAACGTTGTAATTGCTGCTGTTCATGAGTATCTTAGATCCCAGGGTTTTATAGAGGTTCATACCCCTAAGATTATATCTAGTTCTTCTGAGGGGGGTACCGATGTTTTTAGGTTGAAGTATTTTGAAAAAGAGGCTTTTTTGGCTCAATCTCCGCAGTTGTATAAGCAGATGTTGATGGCGACAGGTTTGGATAGGGTTTATGAGATTGCTTGGTATTTCCGTGCTGAGGAGCATAACACGCGTAGGCATCTAAATGAGTCTACTGCTGTTGATTTGGAGATGGCTTTTATAGATGATGAAGAAGATGTTATGAAGATTCTAGAAGGGCTTGTTCATAACATGTGGAAACGAGCTGGTGAGTGCAAGGATGAACTTGATGTTTTAAAAAAGAAAATTGTTGTACCTAAACTGCCTTTTAAACGAGTGAAATATGATGATGTAGTTAAAAAGTTGAATGAAAAAGGTAGTGGGATAAAATGGGGTCAGGATCTTGGTTCTGAGGAAGAGAAACTTCTTGGTGAGATAATGAAGGATGAGGGTTATGAGTTTTATTTTATTACCAAGTATCCTCTTGAGGCTAAGCCGTTTTATACGATGCCTGATGATAAAGACTGTAAATATTCACGTGGTTTTGATTTAGAGTGTAAAGGTGTTGAGATTGCTTCTGGTAGTCAGCGTATACATGATGAAAAAATGCTAAGTGAGAGACTGAAGGCATGTGGTCTTAACCCTAAAGATTTTGAATCTTATCTTAAAGCATTTCGTTATGGTATGCCTCCTCATGGTGGTTTTGGTTTTGGTATCGAACGGTTTATAATGGAATTGCTTGATATAAAGAATATTAGAGAATGTATTTTGTTCCCTAGGGATAGGACACGTTTGACTCCATAATTTTTTTAAAAAAAAAATAATTAGTGCAGGGGACGAGATTTGAACTCGCGGACCACTAAGGACAAGACCCTCAATCTTGCGCCGTTGACCATGCTTGGCTACCCCTGCAAAAAATATGAGAAA
This window contains:
- the aspS gene encoding aspartate--tRNA(Asn) ligase, whose translation is MESYRSHYSKDVTEKEFGKTITVAGWVEDVRNIGSIAFVILRDRKGTLQLTVIKKKKPEIFEKLTSLPRESVISVKGLCKGNEKVRNGYEVLPEDFKVLSVSETPLPLGVVDKVEADFDTRLDNRVIDLRKQETQAIFKIRNVVIAAVHEYLRSQGFIEVHTPKIISSSSEGGTDVFRLKYFEKEAFLAQSPQLYKQMLMATGLDRVYEIAWYFRAEEHNTRRHLNESTAVDLEMAFIDDEEDVMKILEGLVHNMWKRAGECKDELDVLKKKIVVPKLPFKRVKYDDVVKKLNEKGSGIKWGQDLGSEEEKLLGEIMKDEGYEFYFITKYPLEAKPFYTMPDDKDCKYSRGFDLECKGVEIASGSQRIHDEKMLSERLKACGLNPKDFESYLKAFRYGMPPHGGFGFGIERFIMELLDIKNIRECILFPRDRTRLTP
- a CDS encoding PAC2 family protein — encoded protein: MKDEVEICDFEEMDLSGATVIAGFPSIGLVSTIAANYLIDALNLKQIGCVNSADFPTLSVVHTGEPLSPVRIYAGSQSNGEKVVVFVSEFRPKPTLINSISESIMKWVMKKKCKLLISPEGMVVEGKSSEEEIADAYAIGSTERARNLLITKKIPQFKNGIIAGVSGVLLNMGRQMNFDVISILAEAHPNYPDAKAAAAAINVIALLMNVEINVNPLYEESERIEKQLQKFHKQAKPVVSGTQAPQPSMYG
- a CDS encoding 4-phosphopantoate--beta-alanine ligase, whose amino-acid sequence is MKVMKEIPRSHPRYFSLVTREKISKAMKDGLVHETGLIAHGRGEAFDYLLGEVTIAEADAAERVAAAALLCANNPVISVNGNVAALAADECISLASVVPAKLEVNLFHRTERRMKRVSSELLKRGAKKVYGLKADARIPGLDHSRALCDSDGIFSADVVLVPLEDGDRCQALRDMGKTVIAVDLNPLSRTSKAATITIVDNVIRAILGIVRWVKELRDSDKEDLKDLIRTWDNNKNLCGVMSFISKRLNSLF